The Theobroma cacao cultivar B97-61/B2 chromosome 1, Criollo_cocoa_genome_V2, whole genome shotgun sequence genome contains the following window.
TAGAACAACAACTGTTGGGTCTAGTCCGCGTAGCGCCTTGAGAAACATGGTTCGAAAAGATGAAGTGGAAGATGGTTCGAAAGAGTAAAGATTTGAATTTGCATTCGGAAGAGGAGACAATGTTTCCTCTGGTATATAGTGAAGCATCATGTGACAGTTTATAACTAGAGCCTCACCACTTTCTGCATATACTAAATGTTGCACGCGAAGCTGCTCGATCAAAGAGGAGAATCCATCAGCATAAGTTGAAGCAACCACTCTGAATTCCAACATTACATTGCGTGACCTAGCGAAGTTAACCAACTTGGAGCCTAACTCTTCATAAGAAAGATCAAGCATTGGCGGGATATCTTCAGTGGCACCACCCGCAACTGTGAGTTTCAGTAATGGGGGTCCCTCGAGCCTGTTAGCTATGGCATCAATCAATGTAGGGATTTGCATGCAATGTGTCAAGCTTAAATCAACTATGTGAATTACAGAATACCCTTCAACAGCTTCTAGTATTGCTGCGTTTGCTGCGGTGAAACCGAACCGATGCCATGGGGTTAAGTCCACAAAGCTAGCTAGCTCGATGACAGAGAAAGTGTGGATGTCGATAGAAAGGTTGCAATGAGCATTTGCCATTGCTGCAAGCATTTTGCAAGTGCCACTTTTGGCTGCTCGGACAATAAGAGCTCGAAGGAAAGCACAGGTCAAGCGCTGGTTAGAGTCACCATCGGGTGGTGCAATGTTGTTTAGAACCCAAAGAATCTGCTGCGCTAGAGTGGCATCATTGCTTTCTATTGCGTTTGCGCAATGGACTAAAAGTTGTTCCATGCAATTGGCATCACCAAAGCTACCTAAACCCTTTGAGGTAGGGAATCCAGGCCATGGACGGGCCCGGTGGATTTGGTTTTTGTTCATTGTGGGaattgaaaatggagtaatttggTGCAAGGGTTGTGGTGGGGTTTCAGTGAATTGCATCATggagaggaagagagagagagagagagagagagagagaaccaAATTGAGAGTAGGgcaaaggaaaataaaaatagtagCAACAAATAGGAATCAGAAATCAGAAGAGAGCAGAAAGATAGAAAAAGACCAGACTAATAGTGGGTACCTTATCATAGGGAAACGATCCACACAGTAATGGTGAAAGAGTGAACACCACCGAGTTATAATACGGTTTGGGGGAATTCTGCAAATGAATCACAGAAAATTGACAGTTCAGCTTTTATGagggattttattttcttccaacAAAAGAAACTAAAAGCGACGGTTCAAAGAGGAGTAAACTCTCATCCCAAAAAAGCTTGGTTGAAGTCAAATTCGGCAAAAGAGACCCTTCTTGCAACAACAGATCAGCCTTTTCAGTTGCTAAAGATAGGGGATGCAATGAGGCAAACAGAAAAACACTGATTCAAAACAACCTTTTTCGTGGCAACAAAAGGGTCTAATCCCCCTATTCTGAATTCTCCTCTTTTCTGCCTTTTCTTTCCCTATTGCTACTATAATCTAAGAAAGAGAGATGGACAGacagaaaaagagagagagagttagaGAGGTaatataaaggaaagaaagagggaGGGTGGGCTGCTTCTTCTGTTGGATTTTGGTGGCATGTGAGGATTGCCGGCCAGGATATTGTCTATATGTGGGAGTTGGGATTTTGTCATGTAATTAGGAGTGGGGATTGAAGGCAGTTAAGCTTTGGCTCACTCACTCACGGGCCATATGACATTATCACTTTCTCATATCATGaagaaatcatttttatgcagGTCTTttgttctctcttttttcttcattctttttcctttttgcctTTTCTGCCAACCATATGGATTTCTTTTACATCCaaacatttgatttatttattgatataTGTACATAATCTCTATACTTAGAAACATAAACAACAGAATTCGAATTCCTTTTTcccaattcaaaaaaaaaaatcttctaaATTAACTAAACACCTTTGTAGTACTGTTACATTCTCCATCTTGATGGATTCAATTGTAAGGACATATATAACACCTTTATAGTACTGTTACATTCTCCATCTTGATGGATTCAATTGGAAGGacatatatatgcatatatgatCATTATTGATTGATGCAGTGCATTGATTTTTAGAGTTTTAATgtgagaaaagagagagaatgtGGCAGGGGGCCCTCAAAAGACTCATGGCAGCCAAAATCTTTGCATGTTCTGATGAGACAAATTCAATAAAGGAATGGTCATTGTCCAACCCAAATGAAAAATTCTTCTCTTCCATAATGtttaactctctctctctctctctctctcttcttcaaCGAAAGTCCTTATAAAAGAAAGCTCTAtgtgagaaaataaaaccaaagTTGCTCTACTGGCAGCGTTATGAgataaattacaaaaagaaaacttatgAAATAATTCAAACTCGTAGCTTGTGTATCTAGTTGACTTTGAGCAAAAGGACCAACAACACCCGAGTAATTATTTCATtgcaaaaaagaattaaattcaaatatagttggaaaaataatgtagaaaaaaaggaaatgacTCACTCAATGGAATTGGTGCTAAAGGCTAACCATCAGTATAGCTCTGTCACTTGAAGAAGACCATGAGTTTGCGAGTCCTGATATTTCCGTTTGTCTTCCCCAATTTACTGTTCTGATATGTTTTGGCATAAGATATAATTAATGCAAAACTTCTTTGTAAGTTTtagcaaaaataataaagatgCTGTCCCACATGCATTGATCTCTAGGAAAGACATATATACTTTTTAGGTTTTAGCAAATAATTCATGCCCCACACACAATGCTCTCGAGGGTGTACAAAAATATACTTCATACATATTCCaacccttctctctctctctctctNCTACTACTATCTACctacctctctctctctctctctctctctctctctctctctctgatcTCTTTCTCTCTGTCACCAACTTTGTGGAATCAAAATTTGTAAGAGGTCTTATCCAGGACCAGTTTTTAGATATCCACaagaattttttgaatttggaATTTAAGAGGATTATCATTAAAAGGTAGTAATATCTTGTGAAGGCAGGCAGGCAGACACACACCCCTTTGGAAAGGGTCcataaatcatttcatttcatctcTACGTAGAAATTGACCCTTCTGCAACTCACACGTGATATACTTCCTTTTGTTCCCTTATTGAAGGACTGGTTCCCTCGCAGCCCCAACCCCACCTTAAATAGACTACTCGACCATGCCACCCAAGAAAAAGGGACACCTCCTCACCGCCCCCATCACTTGCCTTCTGTTCATCAACTTCCTTTCACTAATCCTAGAGAATTCTGGGCCTCATCTGCATTTCATTTAATGTTTGAAATTTGGGAAACCTGCCACATCTTAACCATGAAAATTCGAAGATCATTGAACTACATAGATAGGATAATGTTCCACTCACAATTCCCACTCACCACTCAATTCATCTTATATCATAGTTATTTGTCTTACATGCGGCAGTGTATGAGGTGAATGCAAATAATTGAGAACTTACCAACGTATATATAATAGATATCAActgccttttttttcttttcattttcatgtaAAATATCACACTGCAAGAATATATTCTATATCTCAAATCTACAAAGTGCAATTCTGTATCTTTTTTCACTAGATTAATGAGTTTCAATCAAAGAtaatttccttcatcaatgtTCAATTCATGTATGTAATTACAAAAAAGCTACTGGTCCCTAGCTGATACCATATCTTTTTCTCTGTATATTTTTAGTCTATGATGCAAATCATGGACAGCAAtggataaaaataaactctagttTTGTCGCGCAAGCAGTCTGTCAAAACAGTTGGTAAACAAATTGATAGGTTCTAACCATGTAATTTTATACATTTATTGTGATCTTAGGAGTGAGGAGGGAACCAAAGAAAGCTGACAAACTTTTTGCTGAAATTTTGTATTTAAGTTTTTACCATATCAATCCAACCTTTTGTAATCCCTTTACCAAGTATCGGAATGCATGCAGCTGAAGAAGAGTATAAGAAGAATCTAAGGGAAAGCATATAAGGAGAATCATATAAGTTAAGGAAGTGAGgtttacatataatttgtgAGCATTCTGATGAGGATTCCTAAACTTTGAGATACAAGGACTAAAAGACATGTGGGCTTAAGAAATATATCAGGACATGTTTTCTCAGGGCATCCCCCATGGTctaatttgttcttacatCCATTAAGACAACACTAAAAACAAAGTAGCAAGCATGAAAGTAAGGAATGAAACCATGTGCTTAAGATACCCGATTTGATATAACATCTGTTTTCTGtattaaattaatgaattttaagCACAGTTGGTATAGTATTATATAAATTCTAAAGATGTGGAACTTACCCCAAAACATATGGAAGCCAAAGATATACAAACGCAAGCTTCGAATGTTGAGCTACagagaaaacagaaaaataataataaaaaaaggacAGTTTCTACATGCTAACTGGGATTAGAACTTTGATATATCAACTTGTGCAGTATTAAGCCAAAACAATCCACCCAATCATTACTTAGGGAAGCTTGGATTTTTCTGTTGTGTAAGatgaatattaaaaaaaaaattaaacatgcATTATATATAGTTCAAGGTGTTATAACATCCAATAGTTTCGAAATTAATCAGAGGCTCCTAACAAATGTGAGataatatcaaaaaaaaatggattacAAAATTACGCCAGAGAATGACAGCTTGGTATACAGTTTCtgtcatatatataaaatatcatttgtgcATGTTGCCTTCAAGTTTTTGTTCACTTCCAATGTCGTATGCAGTACTAATTTGGCGCAGCAATGCCCATTTTGAAATTCAGATTAGAAGGGTTTGGTTAAATAAGGATGTCCTTTACCTTTACTAAACACCAGTAAAAACCAAAACCCTAAAGATCTGTACCTAAGGGCTGAGTTAgattctaaaattttaaagcttaTTTGGAGTTTGCCACATGGACCTCTGTAGCTTATATTAGCCTTGTACagacaagaaaaaggaagtggTTAGGTCTGCGGGAAGGTAGAAAAATTGCCTCCTTGGAAGAACTCAAAgtttgacaaaaatgaacTACGAACAAATCTGgggaaaaaatataagaatcgaagtggggaaaaaaaaaaggataacgCATGCCTTTGGGTTTCAAAATATTAGTGGTAGAGTACTTTatagtataaataaaaaaaaaggctttGTCGTTTATGCAGAGAAGAAGAATTTCGTACCTTTCCAAGGCTTCTCAGCCTCTGATCAAATGCTGAAAGTACAGATCGATGATGCAAGTCATTTCCAAAGAGTGTGTAGGGTCTATGATCCGATtaaccccttttttttttctttttcttttactctAGTCCAAGGACTAGGATAGTAGCTACCTAAAGTACACAGGAAGGGGTTGTTTAATTGCATTAAATTCCCCCTGATTTTGGTGCAGTTTATAGAACAATATTTATGAGATTCAAAAAGATTGATCGAATTACTTAACAGAgttttatatctcaataacATAATAGTAAAAGAACATTAtctatataattaaaagaaaaacaaaagaatgtTAAAGAACTTGTTGTTGTTTATCACGAACAATTTCCCAATTCACaaagaataaatgaataaGGGAAGTTACTGTTTGTGCTGCTGCTTTATGTCAACAAGTCTGGGAAGCAAGTAAAACTTGTTGGCACTTTGTTCATATTTAAATGTTGTGGCAAATTTAATAAAGTCACCAAGCATGGTTTTGGTATCTGGGACTTATCCTACAAACAGGACTCAGCCCAAACACTACATGCCCTGATATGTTTCTTTCGTTAACTAGCTAGGCCTGTTTGTTTGGTAATTTCCAAATGGGCTGTCTTCCTCCCCTTTAGTAGGACTCTCTTTTGAAAGCCCTAATAGAATGATATGGGATTTGTTTTTTGGGGGGGTTTGAACAATAAATAAAGGTTTAGAAGGGGAAGTGATGTGGAGCTCACACGTTCACGTGCAAGAAAACATTCTCCAACGTCAGCAAAGTATGCATCCCCCAAGGTTTCAGGGGTTAagttttgtgtgtgtgtgtgtgttttttttttctcatgttCCGTCAGGGTCTGGGCCATATCCTCACGTGAAGTCCACGTGTCTTACACATTTCTATGTCCTTCCCATTCCCCACATCTTCTTCTGTGTATAACATCATGGATGGTCCAAAGCCAACAAGGGCAATAATTTCAACCCTATTTCCTTATCAGTATCTCTCCAGATCACCTCTTCCCACACCATAAGTGCATCTCACATATCACCCATTTTATTTCCtacatttcattttcttctttcttttttaaattttaatatatcggggtttataaatatataacaaaataataatctacttttttttataaatattaatttattttcttagagAATTTTTTCAAGATTATTATCCTTTATATCATTGATAGAGTTTTTAAGTTCTATAAGCATATAATTAGAAGGGTTGATATgcgtttaattaaattatatttagataattaaataaacatgTGTAAAATATGTGGATAATAActaagataattaaaaaattaatattctaACTTGACTTGTAGAGtatcaaaattttactatTGCACTCaagtatttgatttattgattgaaatatgatttatttgcttaaaaaataaaattcgaatctcttttcttacattttcaaaataaataatttaccGTGAATGAGAAGGTTTTAAAATATCAAGCGTGGTTGTAAAAATGACACatactttttaaaaatacaattatgaaaagtaataaattaattaaattatcaaataaatatatggCAACTATGATCCCATTTAATCTCTTTTGGACGTTTTATAATGTgtaagaatgatttaaaaccaaataaatatCCAttaagaatgatttaaaaccaaataaatatCCATATAGACCATCATCAATGCCAATAAATGATACCAACAGGGcacttttaaactttttattttgtacgTTAAAAGTTTTCTTTACTGAACTAAGTGATAATGTGAATCAAGTCGTTACGATGTTAAATTCACCCCAACAACATTTCTGTAAAAATGCACTTATTGTCCTTGTCTGATGGCTCAATAAGGAAACAACCAGTAAATAATTGATGCGCCCTCTCATTGCATCACGCAGTTAATTTCTTActcataaatgaaaatataataacaacAATTTAAAAGTGTACTTTACTTATTATATTGttgcttataaaaaaaaaactatacaTTATAGAGAAAGctaattataaaacaaattactAATAgatggaaataaaaaaatgaaaatgaaattttttaaaacgtTATGCTCGGTGAACTATTAAATTCTCTGCAACAAAAATTATGTACTGACGATTAAATATTTTCACCAGCTCATGTTGGCCAAACggggaaagaaaaatgaaatcatTGAGAGGGCTCCTTAAACCTAAAGTTACTCTTCTGCACCAACGTATGTACAAGGGTTCCAAAAAGGTATAGTTATTAAATGacatatattaaatttcacaatgaacttaattattatttttttaattcatcgCTAGCAAAGGATGACAAGTAAATTGCTTCAAACATTTATATGTGAGATggcaaacaaaacaaatgacCTAAGTCTGACAATATGAACAGTTGGATAAAAGAGACTTGAATCATGTTGAGGCAGaggaataaaaggaaaaaaactatttaagaaattttaattgacTATAAAATTTGTTGAAGGGCCAGATCCCAGATGTCTCTTTTGGAGATGCCAAAGCTAACCTTCCGACGAAGCTTACAGTTAACATTACCTATTCGTGCCCATCAAAAAgccaaataaacaaaaagaaaattacgaaatcaacaaattttcatgggcttttttttttcttttctttttattactGAAAGAAGAGGAGTCAAGCAAGCATTATTATTTAGAATCTTAAAAAGGTGACATGGTTACCTAAATCTAAAATATATGGGATGGCAAGCGTCACTCCATCCACTTTCAGGTAGGACCCCAAAAGCTGACCCAACTTGCCTGGCAACTTGCAATCCAAAAAGCTAGACGTGTactttcaaatcaaaactataaaaaattatttaatactaATTTAATGGCTCTCGTCACTCCCCAACTTTTCGCTGCTTCCCACTCTCCATATCCTGAAGAAGATTGTCTTGTGTATTTGTTGGCATTATATTAAACAAATAAGCTACGCCGTTCATTTAGTCGTCCTTAATTGCTTGtgcaataaatttttttttggtaaaatatttttattttgaacttttgatcataacttatgtgaatttattattttttaaattgataattaacttttaaaaaaatattttttactgtacatatttttaatattaatatttttattaatttgatgacattataatattaaaaaataattttattttttattaattttaaaactattattatataaattttaattttaatttttttataaaaaaaattctctcatGCCATCTTGTGATCGATGGCATCTGGTGCTCTCCAGGAAAGGGGAGCACCAATTTGATGCGTGCTCCTGAGGGAGGGGAGCACCAAATCGATGCTCACAACGATACTCCCCTCCCTTGGAAGCACCAGATTAGTGCTCCCTTCTCTTGTCTCTTGGGGAGTGTTTGTTGTGGGTGGTTAGTGGGCGAATGAGATAATCGTCCGTCAATTACATtgtttgagagaaaaaaaataatattttaatttttttatattttatgttaacGATGTTCAcacttttaaatttcaatgttcatttcaaaaattaataaatttacataaaattatgataaaaattaaaaagttagagttttttttttttttcaccgTGTACATCTTTTTTTGATACAAAGGATTCAAAGTTAAATGGCCTTATACTTTCTTAGAATATTTGTGGACGGTGAAAGGGGGGCAAttaatatatgtttatattttataagtaGTTTTAATTAGTTACTTCATGAGTTATGGGCTAATCATTTATTAATTGCTCGTTGATTTggattaatttcaaatttcaaaagcattcatatttaattaatcccaattaagaaatagaagaatatttttttcttatcaacTCTCCAAATGCTTGGTTGGTTATAAAATATGAGATGTTTATAAAATTTAGAGTAAAATACACTAACTCATCaacttttgattataattACACGTAGgtctattttcaaaatgaaaagttcgtcttaaaataatatttttgctGAACACATATATCTTGTTGTTAATCAACCATCaatgtttttattagtttgataacataataatatttttaagataattttattcgtcattaattttaaaaattacaattatataaataataattttttattttaatttgttctcttttttcaaaaaaaaaattctttataCTCGACCACCTGCGGTTGATGATGCTCCCTAAGAAAGCAACGATTTGATACTCCCCAAGAGAGTTTAGGGAGATTCAATCAAATATGGCATTTCATGGTTAGATCCAACCTCGGAGGAGCCAACTGGTAAAAGGGAGTGTTGCACAATTGACCTAAGATAAAGGaaaatagtgaaaaaaaataagaaaatcattttaaacattttatatttatgcatTAACGCTATTTACACGTTTAAAGCTGAAtgttcattttgaaaattaatgaacCATAATGTAATTATAGCCAAAAGATGAGATCAAGGTATTTTACCTTTAAATTTAACTTGGtgttaagaaaatataattgaagttaaatcgttttattttgtatttcttaaaaaataaagtacatACACAAAAGCATTTTActaaatatatacaaaaaaattatattgcaATAATTGTAAATATATGCTAAGATACGatgaagagaaaatattgCTCTAATACTCCCCTCGAGTTGGAGTATGAAACTTTTGGATGCCTAACTAGAAATGAAAATGTTTCTTACAAAAAGGTTTGGTGAATAAGTCGGCAAACTAGTTTACAGTGAAACGAAATTAGAAGAAAGACACCAACATAGAGTTTCTCATTAATGacatgacaaaatcaacttcaaTCTTCTTTATGCACTCATGGTACATTGAATTAACTGTAACATGTAAGACTGTTTGATTatcacaaaaaaataaaccgaccaaatagaaaaaaataccaagattAAACACAAATTTGATCAGCATGTTAAGTATGATGTTTTTATTGATTAcccattttctcaaaaacagtaaattattttattttatatagactaaaaataaatatatacatatatttatataatagtatTTGACTGAATATgtttacaaaatataaaactacTAAAAAATCTAATACAAAGACAGTATTATTCTTGTACTTGGTCTCctaaatttttgtcaaaatccAAATTGATGAGCTCAATACACTCCAAATGGTTAGGAGCAGTAGTGAATGCAAACTCAATGATGGAACTTATGATGCAAATTGTTGATGTGAGATTTGAGTCTTTTCTTttcgtaaaaaaaaaaaaaaacccactcatTTCTAACATAGGCACAAAACTCCTTTCAAAGGCTGATCATAGTCTTAAGATGAAATATATCTccaaaaaacaaatttcaCATAATCCAAGTCCACTACAATTAAAAGCAACTAGGCACAGGCAGAATCAATTTTATCAAGTACAAATCAATATTCATGGATAATAATTAACCCCCACCTATGAGTTATGACCTGGCCAAGTTGCCCTGACGTTTCCCCACACGAAAACCTCCAAAGGGAACAAACCCAAAAAGGCTCGGCTTTTAGCACTGCCTCTGCCCCTCTTAATATTccattttaaaaacttttaataaatataacttAAATGGCCGTAAGTGCTTGGACCCACGACAAAAGCTGTGAGTTCTTGTGATTTAATAATAtccatttaatttaataaaactgATAGGatagtacaaaaaaaaatgggtcTGCACCTGCACCAAGAAGCTTGGAATTTGTCGTGGGTGCCTAAATTCAATGAAGGGGAGCGGAGGTGAAATCCGCGTCACACCTTCTTTTCCATTGTCTTGTTTCAGACTTGTGGTGCTGGCCAGCCTCTTTATATTCTGCCCCCTTCCACGTCtattccttaattttttttatctcatatatatatatatatatatatataaatagtaCCCATAGctatattatgaaaaaaaatcataaaaaatataaattatattgaagTGAACTTCAATttaatatctttaaaaaaatttgtaaaaataacTATATTGTATAGCTAACTTGCATGGATGTATGGTTATTGTTtgtaaagaaaagataaattgatattaattgaatattattatttactcttattttaattattgaaaactTATACCTACATATATGGTTATAAAACAATActtatctaaaaaaataataattttatcaaatattattgatgtataataaaatattaaaaaataagagcGTATATAATCTGTACTATTAGCAGattaagataaataattataaaatataagataataatataatataaaaattttatgaatataATATAGTTATTAATTTCTAATAGTATCTGttttttacatataaaatGAATGGTTAAAAGTTGTTAAATTcagttgatttatttatttaatgatgaCTGTGTGCTATGTATATTGATAAATGAATAtactttttttacttttttattttattcaataaatttgatagatatttattgaaatttaaacattcatatataaaaaagatgtttaaataatatatatttaagtttatgtaaAATACGAGgatatagataaaaaataatattaaattacaattgataaatagtaaatgaatctatcttctaaatattaaaagttagaaattattatttcaagtattttttataaaaataaataaaagaaaaaaaaactttcaaatatcaaaaactacgtaattttgatataaagtatataaaaaaattaatccaatTGAGAatgaatcaattaattaacttaatcagttatcttacttttatatatattatagagatatatgtatatatattaataagttatgttagtattaaaaattaccatattaataatcaattattgtatttaatataaaatattttttaaataatattttaactatGCAGTTAATTGTAAAATCGTTCAATTATGCCTATGCAATTTAATTGATGTTTACTTATTCTATTAAGCCAATGATGTGTTATTTGATTAGCAACAGATTCATCAATTGCTCTAAGAAGATAATAACATTACTtcatcccaaaaaaaaaaaatactgacCTAATGTACATGGTAAATTAAACCCAAATTCTACCGGCTAATCATTTTGTCTGGCTCCTTTTTTAAGTGGTTAATGACGTTATACTTGTATCCCATGGAAGAAGGATTCCCTACCTGGAATTTATTCACTCAGTAGCTAAGGCAGGTATTGTATAATAACCTAGCATTATcgttttcattaaaaaataatgaagaaaaacaaaagaaaatcatttaatttttttttgtaattttaaaatctttatcatATCAACCAAACCAACATGGATCATGATCAATTTCGATAAtttacttattaaaatttgtttaattctcatttatttgAATTGGCATGAATATTGCCTAACAATATCATTAATTAAGATTATTATTAATCAGGAAGGCTGATCATGAATAATTTCAATGTagcaaaagaataaaagcaGCTAGGTTGCCACCAGAAAAACTGCTACTTGTAAATAGCAGCAGAAGAATAAAGATTGAAGAAATGCAccgtttcattttttttgtcagAAAGAAGACAACAAGGATTTCGATACAACACCGTTTTAGTTGATACTAAATgatgtaaataattaataactgTTAAGTTAGTT
Protein-coding sequences here:
- the LOC18611261 gene encoding scarecrow-like protein 32 translates to MMQFTETPPQPLHQITPFSIPTMNKNQIHRARPWPGFPTSKGLGSFGDANCMEQLLVHCANAIESNDATLAQQILWVLNNIAPPDGDSNQRLTCAFLRALIVRAAKSGTCKMLAAMANAHCNLSIDIHTFSVIELASFVDLTPWHRFGFTAANAAILEAVEGYSVIHIVDLSLTHCMQIPTLIDAIANRLEGPPLLKLTVAGGATEDIPPMLDLSYEELGSKLVNFARSRNVMLEFRVVASTYADGFSSLIEQLRVQHLVYAESGEALVINCHMMLHYIPEETLSPLPNANSNLYSFEPSSTSSFRTMFLKALRGLDPTVVVLVDEDADLTSNNLVCRLRSAFNYLWIPYDTVDTFLPQGSKQRQWYEADICWKIENVIAHEGLQRVDRLEPKSRWVQRMRNANFRGLSFGEDAVSEVKTMLDEHAAGWGFKKEEDDLVLTWKGHNVVFATAWVPA